The segment ATACCGGCTCCTGATTTGAGCACCACCATGGACCGGGGCTCCCTCTGGTCCATGATGATGTGGTACAACGCGTTCGAGCACAATATAATCGAGCTTGTTACGAACTCCGGGAATTTCATAAACTCGCTCCTCACCAACCTGTGCTTCCTGCCCATGCTCGCGCTCACCCTCACCCTCACTTTCGCGCAGATGTCGAACGGCCTTTTCGGCGCCAACGTGCCTGAAATCGGGCGCGGCCTGTTAAAATTAATCTAGTTTATAAAATTATCAGCCCAAATGCAATCATGCGCAAGTTCGTGATAGACACGAGCATATTCGTGAACCCCCAGGTCCGCAAAGCTTTCGGCTCGGACCCCAAAAAAGCCGTAGCCGGTTTCCTGAAACTGGCGTCCAGGAAACGCGACGCCGAATTCTACATGCCTTCGAGCATATTCGGCGAGCTCCGCAATTTCGTCCAGGGCGACGTGGAAAAGCTCGAAGTGCTCGTGAAGCGCCGCTCGCCCAACATGTACGCAATCTACCTTCCGGCCGCGGTTTTCTACGATTTCGTGGAGGACGTGCG is part of the Candidatus Micrarchaeia archaeon genome and harbors:
- a CDS encoding RNA ligase partner protein; translation: MRKFVIDTSIFVNPQVRKAFGSDPKKAVAGFLKLASRKRDAEFYMPSSIFGELRNFVQGDVEKLEVLVKRRSPNMYAIYLPAAVFYDFVEDVRERVNKGLRLAEDFARDNKANNAEKVRILRERYKEAMRAGILDSKEDFELVLLAKELDAALVTADEGVLDFANKIGCEILHASKLKSALSKK